The sequence GCGTTGAACCGGTAGCCCTTGCCACGCACGGTGACGAGGACGGTCTGGTCCTTGTCGCCGAGTTTCGTCCGCAGGTGCATGACGTGCATGTCGATGGTGCGGGTCTCGGTGCGGTCGGGATCGAGGCCCCAGATCTGGCGGAGGATTTCCTCGCGGGTGACGATGCGGCCGGGAGACTCCACCAGGTAGCGCAGCAGGTCGGCCTCGCGCTCCGAAAGCTCCTCGCAACGCCCGTCTGCGAAGGTCAGGCGGCGGGCGGTGAAATCGGCGGTGCCGCCGGGGATGGCGCTCTCGCTGGCCGGGGCGGCGCGTTCGCAGGTGCGGCGCAGCACGGCATCCACGCGGGCGAGAAGTTCCTTCATGCTGAAAGGTTTCACGACGTAGTCATCCGCGCCGGTGGTGAGGCCGCGGACGCGGTCGTTCTCCTCGCCGCGGGCGGAAAGGATGATCACGGCCTGGCCGGGGCGCTTCTTCCGCAAGGCCTCCAGGATCTCGAAGCCGGAGGGCCCGGGCATGACCAGATCGAGCAGCGCGAGGCGGTAGTTCGCCCGCAGCGCGAGGTCCATGCCGGCGTGGCCGTCGGCGGCCTCCAAGGTACGATAACCGGCGTACTCCAGCACATCGACGACCCCGCGGCGGACGGCGGGGTCGTCTTCGACAACGAGGATGGTGGTTTCAGCCATGTCGGCTTCCTTGATACACGCGGGAGCGTGCCGTGGGCAAGGCGGCGTCTATTTCCGGATCTCCGTGCCCTCCATCGGCAGTTTCACCTTCGAGATCTCGATGAGCGGGGCGAGTTCCTTCACGTTCTTGTAGCCGTAGGTGTGGAGATTGATGAAGGTCTGGACATTGAGGGCGACCTGCACGGCCTTCGAGGGGAAGGAGCGCTCGGCGCCCTGGAAGTTGTTGTTGCAGTAGATGAGGATGCGCGTGGTCTTGTCCGGGA comes from Luteolibacter sp. LG18 and encodes:
- a CDS encoding response regulator transcription factor, producing MAETTILVVEDDPAVRRGVVDVLEYAGYRTLEAADGHAGMDLALRANYRLALLDLVMPGPSGFEILEALRKKRPGQAVIILSARGEENDRVRGLTTGADDYVVKPFSMKELLARVDAVLRRTCERAAPASESAIPGGTADFTARRLTFADGRCEELSEREADLLRYLVESPGRIVTREEILRQIWGLDPDRTETRTIDMHVMHLRTKLGDKDQTVLVTVRGKGYRFNAEVLS